One region of Ornithinibacter aureus genomic DNA includes:
- a CDS encoding TA system VapC family ribonuclease toxin, translating into MIVPDVNVLINAARAGAPDHDLARRTMVDILTGKEPVGLLDETLAATIRILTNPRLGTVQSMADAVSFCDRVRSGPAALRLLPPESAWTTFTASVIDVDLRANDVPDAWLAAVATSANATLVTFDRGFRRFPGLSLHLLGDDTGPRG; encoded by the coding sequence GTGATCGTCCCTGACGTCAATGTCCTCATCAACGCCGCTCGTGCGGGCGCGCCTGACCACGACCTCGCCCGCAGAACGATGGTCGACATCCTGACCGGCAAGGAGCCCGTCGGGCTGCTCGACGAGACCTTGGCCGCGACAATTCGCATTCTCACCAATCCGCGACTTGGCACCGTCCAGAGCATGGCTGATGCGGTGAGTTTCTGTGACCGCGTGCGGTCTGGGCCTGCGGCGCTGAGGCTTCTTCCGCCAGAGAGCGCGTGGACAACCTTCACGGCATCCGTCATCGACGTCGACCTTCGCGCCAACGACGTACCGGACGCCTGGCTCGCAGCCGTGGCGACCTCCGCAAACGCCACCCTCGTGACGTTTGACCGCGGTTTCCGCCGTTTCCCTGGCCTCAGTCTTCACCTCCTCGGCGATGACACCGGACCCCGCGGATAA
- a CDS encoding 1,4-dihydroxy-2-naphthoyl-CoA synthase, with amino-acid sequence MSAIPAVSETFDPDAWQEVHGFEDLTDVTYHRAVGLGCVRVAFDRPEVMNAFRPHTVDELYRVLDHARRTADVGVVLLTGNGPGPDGTGSAGKWSFCTGGDQRIRGRSGYQYADGTTADTVDERRVKAEGGRLHILEVQRLIRTMPKVVIALVGGWAAGGGHSLHVVCDLTLASREQARFKQTDADVGSFDGGYGSAYLAKMVGQKFAREIFFLGRTYSADDMHRMGAVNIVADHAELEAEALQAAREIMGKSPQAQRMLKFAFNLLDDGLMGQQVFAGEATRLAYMTDEAVEGRDQFLEKRDPDWSPFPWYF; translated from the coding sequence GTGAGCGCCATCCCCGCCGTCAGTGAGACCTTCGACCCCGACGCGTGGCAGGAGGTGCACGGCTTCGAGGACCTCACCGACGTCACGTACCACCGGGCCGTCGGGCTCGGCTGCGTGCGTGTCGCCTTCGACCGCCCGGAGGTGATGAACGCGTTCCGCCCCCACACCGTCGACGAGCTCTACCGGGTTCTCGACCACGCACGCCGCACGGCTGACGTCGGCGTCGTCCTGCTGACCGGCAACGGGCCGGGCCCCGATGGCACCGGCAGCGCGGGCAAGTGGTCGTTCTGCACCGGCGGCGACCAGCGCATCCGCGGCCGCTCGGGCTACCAGTACGCCGACGGCACCACCGCCGACACCGTCGACGAGCGCCGGGTCAAGGCCGAGGGCGGGCGCCTGCACATCCTCGAGGTGCAGCGCCTGATCCGCACCATGCCCAAGGTCGTCATCGCCCTCGTGGGCGGATGGGCGGCCGGCGGGGGCCACAGCCTGCACGTCGTCTGCGACCTCACCCTCGCCTCGCGCGAACAGGCCCGCTTCAAGCAGACGGATGCCGACGTCGGCAGTTTTGATGGCGGCTACGGCAGCGCGTACCTCGCCAAGATGGTGGGGCAGAAGTTCGCCCGCGAGATCTTCTTCCTCGGACGCACGTACTCGGCCGACGACATGCACCGCATGGGCGCGGTCAACATCGTCGCGGACCACGCCGAGCTCGAGGCCGAGGCGCTGCAGGCCGCCCGCGAGATCATGGGCAAGAGCCCCCAGGCCCAGCGGATGCTCAAGTTCGCCTTCAACCTGCTCGACGACGGGCTCATGGGTCAGCAGGTCTTCGCCGGCGAGGCGACCCGTCTGGCCTACATGACCGACGAGGCCGTCGAGGGTCGCGACCAGTTCCTCGAGAAGCGCGACCCCGACTGGTCGCCCTTCCCCTGGTACTTCTGA
- a CDS encoding IS5 family transposase, whose translation MDQPSFTDIEYGNRRRVSRREKFLEAMDATIPWASWVGVIEPFYYADRAGKRGRKAKPVETMLRMYLLQVWFSLSDEGVEDAVYDSYAMRRFMGLDFAVEQVPDATTLLHFRHLLEEHHLGEKLLAAQNEVFAQQGWIMRGGSIIDATIIAAPSSTKNATGTRDPAMHQTKKGNQWHFGMKAHIGADAGTGYVHTVTATAANVHDLDEAVHLVRADDEVVYADAGYQGAAKRPEIAENEDLSQITWQVAPRKGVLKTMPEHDRAVASRQASVRAKVEHPFLIVKRDFAFTKTRYRGIAKNLNHLNVLFASANWLMRARAAALMG comes from the coding sequence ATCGATCAGCCCAGTTTCACCGACATTGAGTACGGCAACCGGCGGCGTGTGTCGCGTCGGGAGAAGTTCTTGGAAGCGATGGACGCCACGATCCCGTGGGCGTCGTGGGTGGGGGTGATCGAGCCGTTCTACTACGCGGATCGTGCGGGTAAGCGGGGCCGTAAGGCCAAGCCGGTGGAGACGATGCTGCGGATGTACCTGCTGCAGGTGTGGTTCTCCCTGTCCGATGAGGGCGTGGAGGACGCGGTGTACGACTCGTACGCGATGCGCCGGTTCATGGGGTTGGACTTCGCGGTCGAGCAGGTCCCGGACGCCACGACGCTGCTGCACTTCCGGCACTTGTTGGAGGAGCACCACCTCGGGGAGAAGCTGTTGGCGGCGCAGAACGAGGTGTTCGCGCAGCAGGGCTGGATCATGCGGGGCGGGTCCATCATCGACGCCACGATCATCGCGGCGCCGTCATCAACGAAGAACGCCACCGGCACCCGCGACCCGGCGATGCACCAGACGAAGAAGGGCAACCAGTGGCACTTCGGGATGAAGGCCCACATCGGCGCTGATGCCGGGACCGGGTACGTCCACACGGTGACCGCGACCGCGGCGAACGTGCATGACCTGGACGAGGCGGTGCACCTGGTGCGCGCCGATGACGAGGTTGTGTACGCCGACGCCGGGTACCAAGGAGCTGCGAAGCGGCCCGAGATCGCCGAGAACGAAGACCTGTCACAAATCACGTGGCAAGTCGCCCCACGTAAAGGGGTGCTCAAGACGATGCCCGAGCATGACCGCGCCGTGGCATCACGCCAGGCGTCGGTGCGGGCCAAGGTCGAACACCCGTTCCTCATCGTCAAGCGTGACTTCGCCTTCACCAAGACCCGCTACCGCGGGATCGCGAAGAACCTCAACCACCTCAACGTGTTGTTCGCCTCCGCGAACTGGTTGATGCGCGCCAGGGCCGCCGCCCTCATGGGGTGA
- the radC gene encoding RadC family protein, producing the protein MGRASGHDQPRERMMSMGAEALSDTELVAVHLGTGRQGEGVHALARALLAEWGGVAGLARADVDELSRMPGVGVAKACRLVAAFALADRVTVPEGVLVRTSADVATVAIPRIGRSRREEVLLVLLDGNHRVRRMMTVTSGSATRSLVPVRDVLSLALRHDAVAFALAHNHPSGSTTPSPEDVAVTKQVRAAAREVGLRFLDHVIVAGDQWSSITASR; encoded by the coding sequence ATGGGACGAGCGAGTGGACATGACCAGCCGCGCGAACGGATGATGTCCATGGGCGCCGAGGCCCTATCCGATACGGAACTCGTCGCCGTGCACCTCGGCACCGGTCGACAGGGCGAAGGGGTCCATGCACTGGCGCGGGCACTGCTTGCAGAGTGGGGTGGCGTCGCCGGGCTCGCTCGCGCCGACGTCGACGAGTTGAGTCGGATGCCGGGGGTCGGCGTTGCGAAAGCATGTCGCCTGGTCGCGGCGTTCGCGCTCGCGGACCGGGTGACCGTGCCCGAGGGCGTGCTGGTGCGGACGTCAGCAGACGTTGCGACTGTGGCCATTCCCCGGATTGGTCGATCGCGCCGTGAGGAGGTGCTGCTCGTGCTCCTCGACGGCAACCACCGGGTACGGCGCATGATGACCGTCACGAGCGGGTCGGCGACGCGGAGCCTGGTGCCGGTTCGTGACGTGTTGTCGCTGGCCCTCCGTCACGATGCCGTCGCGTTCGCTCTGGCTCACAACCATCCCAGCGGGTCGACGACCCCGAGCCCCGAGGACGTCGCGGTCACGAAGCAGGTCCGTGCCGCGGCGCGTGAGGTGGGCCTGCGATTCCTCGACCACGTGATCGTGGCCGGCGATCAGTGGAGCAGCATCACCGCATCGCGCTGA
- a CDS encoding restriction endonuclease subunit S, producing MNVHRLRLGEAVQLQRRAVDVRVEQRYREIGVRSFGRGLFLKEPVSGGEIGNKRIFHVHPGDLVVSNVFGWEGAVALADARHAGTVGSHRFMTWTARREDVHLEFVRNYLLSDSGLEQLRQASPGSAGRNRTLSIANFEAIEVPLPDLPEQRRIAAHLDRYERMATLLKPSPPALALPVSVRDTLVRVADGPRVPLRQILKPRSGELVKPDGKYPIAGVYSFGRGLLRRAEISGSETKYVTLTRLERGNVVFSKLGAFENAVAVVGPEYGGTYVSPEFPVFEVGPKANPDYLMAALTTTEFAERLASAATGVGARQRRVSVAAFLALDVPLPESPRQKHVADALRLVSRMQSMIEKRRLLSSAVLPAARNEIFSAMR from the coding sequence ATGAACGTGCATCGCTTGCGTCTGGGCGAGGCGGTTCAACTGCAGCGTCGGGCGGTCGACGTTCGCGTCGAGCAGCGCTATCGGGAGATTGGTGTTCGCTCCTTCGGGCGCGGCCTCTTCTTGAAGGAGCCTGTGTCCGGCGGCGAAATCGGAAACAAGCGCATCTTCCACGTGCATCCCGGCGATCTGGTGGTGAGCAACGTCTTCGGCTGGGAGGGGGCTGTCGCGCTTGCTGACGCGAGGCACGCGGGGACGGTCGGCTCGCATCGCTTCATGACGTGGACTGCGCGTCGAGAAGACGTGCACCTTGAGTTCGTGCGGAACTACTTGCTGTCTGACTCGGGGCTGGAGCAGCTTCGGCAAGCGTCGCCGGGGTCGGCTGGGAGGAACCGCACACTGTCCATCGCGAACTTCGAGGCGATCGAGGTCCCGCTGCCTGACCTCCCAGAGCAACGCCGCATCGCCGCCCACCTCGATCGTTACGAGCGGATGGCAACGCTACTCAAGCCCTCGCCGCCTGCACTTGCGCTGCCAGTGTCTGTTCGCGACACCTTGGTCCGAGTGGCGGATGGGCCTCGGGTGCCGCTTCGGCAGATTCTGAAGCCACGTTCAGGCGAGTTGGTGAAGCCTGATGGGAAGTACCCCATCGCAGGCGTCTACAGCTTCGGCCGAGGGTTGCTCCGCAGGGCCGAGATCTCTGGCTCGGAGACGAAGTACGTAACCCTGACCCGTCTAGAACGGGGCAATGTGGTGTTCAGCAAGCTGGGTGCCTTCGAAAACGCTGTCGCGGTAGTCGGTCCTGAGTACGGGGGCACCTATGTGAGCCCCGAGTTCCCCGTGTTCGAGGTCGGCCCCAAAGCCAACCCCGACTACTTGATGGCCGCATTGACGACCACCGAGTTTGCTGAGCGGCTCGCGTCGGCGGCCACTGGTGTAGGGGCTCGGCAACGTCGCGTCAGCGTGGCCGCCTTCCTTGCGCTGGATGTGCCACTCCCGGAATCCCCTCGCCAGAAGCACGTGGCCGACGCACTTCGCTTGGTATCCCGGATGCAGTCGATGATCGAGAAGCGTCGACTCCTCTCGAGCGCAGTTCTGCCCGCTGCGCGTAACGAGATATTCAGCGCGATGCGGTGA
- a CDS encoding HsdM family class I SAM-dependent methyltransferase — protein MTPPRVRQAAQPQTTRARLQSIIKESRNIMRKDAGLNGELDRLPQLAWLLFLHAFDEVEQDREAADRDYRPAIVGKYRWSQWAHSDVTGEPFLAFVNDQLLPHLRELRGSGRPGDPRDTIASIFSNVSNRMLSGHLLRDLVDQLDKVNFANADDLHTMAHLYESMLKEMRDAAGDSGEFYTPRPLVRFITDMVDPQVGDVVMDPAMGTGGFVVEAFEHMMAGARTPTQRETVKRSIRGVEKKSMPFLLAEMNFLLHDISSAAVIQGNALANPVADMRRDPVNVILTNPPFGGEEERGIQDNFPAGLKTAETAWLFLQSVMARLERKRGRCGIVVPNSVLFDQNIGGRVKKELMTKFNLHTVLRLPNGVFAPYTLIPSNVLFFEWGPQDEHVWFYEHPMPEGRKNYTKTKPMAYEEFAACEAWWGGRNREGRVETAQAWPVRADEIAESGYDLDRRNPNRPDDLTHRPPAELIAELIETEHELMALLENLQREIKDFSA, from the coding sequence ATGACCCCGCCCCGGGTTCGTCAGGCCGCTCAGCCGCAGACCACCCGCGCCCGACTCCAGAGCATCATCAAGGAGTCGCGGAACATCATGCGCAAGGATGCCGGGCTCAACGGTGAGTTGGATCGGCTCCCGCAGTTGGCCTGGCTGCTGTTCCTCCATGCCTTTGACGAGGTGGAGCAGGATCGTGAAGCTGCTGATCGCGACTACCGCCCGGCCATCGTCGGGAAGTATCGGTGGTCGCAGTGGGCCCACAGTGACGTGACTGGGGAGCCGTTTCTCGCCTTTGTCAACGACCAGCTGTTGCCCCACCTGCGTGAGCTCCGCGGGTCCGGGAGGCCTGGCGACCCGCGAGATACCATCGCCTCGATCTTCAGCAATGTCTCGAACCGGATGCTGAGCGGTCACCTTCTGCGCGACCTCGTTGACCAGCTCGACAAGGTCAACTTCGCCAACGCCGACGACCTGCACACCATGGCTCACCTGTACGAGTCGATGCTCAAGGAGATGCGGGATGCCGCGGGCGACTCGGGCGAGTTCTACACCCCGCGCCCTCTGGTCAGGTTCATCACCGACATGGTGGACCCCCAGGTCGGGGACGTGGTCATGGACCCGGCCATGGGGACAGGCGGCTTCGTTGTCGAGGCGTTCGAGCACATGATGGCTGGGGCCAGGACGCCCACCCAGCGGGAGACGGTCAAGCGGTCGATCCGTGGCGTGGAGAAGAAGTCGATGCCGTTCCTCCTGGCTGAGATGAACTTCCTGCTCCACGACATCAGCAGTGCGGCCGTCATTCAGGGCAACGCCTTGGCCAACCCTGTCGCTGACATGCGCCGCGACCCGGTGAACGTGATCCTCACCAACCCGCCCTTCGGCGGCGAGGAGGAGCGGGGGATCCAGGACAACTTCCCGGCGGGACTGAAGACGGCCGAGACAGCGTGGCTGTTCCTCCAGTCGGTCATGGCCAGGCTGGAGCGGAAGAGGGGGCGCTGCGGCATCGTCGTGCCGAACTCCGTGCTGTTCGACCAGAACATCGGCGGTCGCGTCAAGAAGGAGTTGATGACCAAGTTCAACCTCCACACCGTGCTGCGTCTCCCGAACGGTGTATTCGCGCCGTACACCCTCATCCCGAGCAACGTGCTGTTCTTCGAGTGGGGCCCACAGGATGAGCACGTCTGGTTCTACGAACACCCGATGCCGGAAGGCCGGAAGAACTACACCAAGACCAAACCGATGGCGTACGAGGAGTTCGCTGCCTGCGAGGCCTGGTGGGGCGGACGCAACCGAGAAGGGCGGGTCGAGACCGCGCAGGCGTGGCCGGTGCGGGCCGACGAGATCGCAGAGTCGGGGTACGACTTGGACCGCCGCAACCCCAACCGTCCGGATGACCTCACCCACCGGCCACCTGCGGAGCTCATTGCCGAACTCATCGAGACCGAGCACGAACTCATGGCCCTGCTCGAAAACCTCCAGCGCGAGATCAAGGACTTCTCTGCATGA
- a CDS encoding nucleotidyl transferase AbiEii/AbiGii toxin family protein — protein sequence MSTTSNRQRSVADRIRVAAHAAGIDANRLRRSVVFQRLLVRLAPHGLVLKGGYSLEARLPGAARATKDVDLVGRLATASDAETLLDALEPMLEAVAGDDFSFRVVAARPMREGAPGQQAWRLTVEALVDRARFETVTVDLVGQVNEVIGATERLRIACPVALPGCDEVLIDAVDVYQHAAEKYHAYARIYAQERPSSRVKDLVDLVLLIEAGLLVDDARLRERLDRVHTVRDGMPPPAQLGPPPQFWDEPFSVMAEDLGLMARLLPDAHLLVADRYAAALSEGTTP from the coding sequence ATGAGCACCACCAGCAACCGCCAGCGGTCGGTCGCCGACCGCATTCGGGTGGCGGCCCATGCGGCCGGCATCGACGCCAACAGGCTGCGCCGATCGGTCGTGTTTCAGCGCTTGCTCGTGCGCCTGGCCCCGCACGGGCTGGTGCTCAAGGGTGGCTACAGCCTTGAGGCCAGGCTTCCGGGTGCGGCGCGGGCGACCAAGGACGTCGACCTCGTCGGCCGGCTCGCGACGGCCTCGGATGCCGAGACCCTCCTCGATGCGCTCGAGCCCATGCTCGAGGCCGTGGCCGGGGATGACTTCAGCTTCCGCGTCGTCGCCGCGCGCCCCATGCGCGAGGGCGCGCCGGGTCAGCAGGCCTGGCGCCTCACCGTCGAGGCATTGGTGGATCGAGCTCGCTTCGAGACCGTCACGGTCGACCTCGTCGGCCAGGTGAACGAGGTGATCGGCGCGACCGAGCGGTTGCGGATCGCCTGTCCGGTCGCGTTGCCCGGCTGCGATGAGGTGCTGATCGACGCGGTCGATGTCTACCAGCACGCCGCCGAGAAGTACCACGCCTATGCGCGGATCTACGCCCAGGAGCGCCCGTCATCACGCGTGAAGGACCTCGTCGACCTCGTCCTGCTCATCGAGGCCGGGCTGCTCGTCGACGACGCCCGCCTGCGGGAACGCCTCGATCGCGTCCACACCGTCCGCGACGGCATGCCGCCGCCCGCGCAGTTGGGCCCCCCGCCGCAGTTCTGGGATGAGCCGTTCTCGGTCATGGCCGAAGACCTCGGCCTCATGGCCCGGCTGCTGCCCGATGCTCACCTCCTCGTCGCGGACCGGTATGCCGCGGCACTCTCCGAAGGGACGACACCATGA
- a CDS encoding type IV toxin-antitoxin system AbiEi family antitoxin domain-containing protein: MPGPTQDLRRQLHERAFAQAGYFTAAQALRIGYSYQAQKYHADHGNWLRVDRGLYRLPGWPSTADDTYARWTQWSGGRAVVSHETALAVHGLSDANPARVHLTVPPGFRAADDAVVTHVDVLGDDDVDDRGAWRVTSVERTLADVAGGDASPELVNAAVADALEQRLITRKRLLRRAADLPDRAALRLERALAAIASGS, encoded by the coding sequence ATGCCCGGCCCGACGCAAGATCTACGACGTCAGCTCCATGAGCGGGCGTTCGCCCAAGCGGGCTACTTCACGGCAGCCCAGGCATTGCGGATCGGCTACAGCTACCAGGCGCAGAAGTACCACGCCGACCACGGCAACTGGCTGCGGGTGGACCGTGGGCTCTATCGGCTGCCCGGGTGGCCGAGCACCGCGGACGACACGTACGCCCGCTGGACCCAGTGGAGCGGTGGCCGGGCCGTCGTCAGCCACGAGACCGCGCTCGCGGTGCACGGCCTGTCCGATGCCAATCCCGCGCGCGTCCACCTCACCGTGCCCCCGGGCTTTCGCGCCGCGGATGACGCGGTCGTCACCCACGTGGATGTCCTCGGTGACGACGATGTCGACGACCGGGGGGCCTGGCGGGTCACCTCCGTCGAGCGCACCCTGGCCGACGTCGCAGGCGGCGATGCCTCCCCTGAACTGGTGAACGCCGCCGTTGCCGATGCGCTGGAGCAGCGGCTGATAACGCGAAAGCGACTGCTGCGTCGTGCCGCTGACCTTCCAGACCGCGCGGCTTTGCGACTCGAGCGGGCGCTTGCAGCCATCGCGAGTGGCTCATGA
- a CDS encoding type I restriction-modification enzyme R subunit C-terminal domain-containing protein yields MRTDVAAQYLSRILRRDPTARTMVFCVDQTHADDMRRALVNANPDLVAADPEWVVRIVGAEEEKARLLEAFSDPESASPVVATTSRLLSTGVDVQDLKYVVLFRPVGSPVEFKQIIGRGTRLYPDKGKTSFEIIDFVGATAHFADPDFDGYPVRIIDDGDGSAELVDGEEDAAGAGDQERPLPDCADDGMPGEVAEPEPPFEPGNPDEPEGDSGDQEPRARYVVDEGSFYVVAEAVQVPDTPTGKLVLTEYGEFVSGQVKRLAPSPAALAERWSQAPGRADVLAVLESAGVDVAELLPPGEVEVDVLDILLQVAWNLPARTRAERARRAVEEHRSDLEARSDTARAVLAALLERYVEEGIDEVTSPEVSLVPPLSELGTPRQLARELGEGGLHGAVDDVQRWVYSTDVVA; encoded by the coding sequence ATGCGGACCGACGTCGCTGCGCAGTACCTGTCACGGATTCTGCGACGTGATCCGACCGCCAGGACGATGGTGTTCTGCGTCGACCAGACACATGCCGACGACATGCGCCGGGCGCTCGTCAACGCCAACCCCGACCTCGTGGCTGCGGACCCCGAGTGGGTCGTGCGGATCGTCGGTGCCGAGGAGGAGAAGGCCCGGTTGCTCGAGGCGTTCTCCGATCCCGAGTCGGCGTCCCCTGTCGTCGCGACGACGTCGAGGCTGCTGTCGACCGGTGTGGACGTGCAGGACCTCAAGTACGTCGTGCTGTTTCGCCCCGTGGGCTCTCCGGTGGAGTTCAAGCAGATCATCGGCCGCGGAACGCGGTTGTACCCCGACAAGGGCAAGACGTCGTTCGAGATCATCGACTTCGTCGGGGCGACAGCGCATTTCGCCGACCCCGACTTCGACGGGTACCCAGTCCGGATCATCGATGATGGGGACGGCTCTGCTGAACTTGTAGATGGTGAAGAGGACGCAGCGGGCGCCGGCGACCAGGAGCGGCCCCTTCCCGACTGCGCGGACGACGGGATGCCGGGTGAGGTCGCCGAGCCGGAACCGCCGTTCGAGCCGGGAAACCCCGATGAGCCCGAGGGTGACTCCGGCGACCAGGAACCTCGCGCTCGGTACGTCGTCGACGAAGGCTCGTTCTACGTGGTCGCTGAAGCGGTACAGGTGCCCGACACCCCGACCGGGAAGCTGGTGTTGACCGAGTACGGCGAGTTCGTTTCCGGTCAGGTCAAGCGGCTCGCTCCCAGCCCCGCTGCCCTGGCCGAGCGTTGGTCCCAAGCACCCGGACGGGCCGACGTGCTGGCTGTCCTGGAGTCGGCAGGCGTCGACGTCGCAGAGTTGCTACCTCCCGGCGAGGTGGAGGTCGATGTGCTGGACATCTTGCTCCAGGTCGCGTGGAACCTGCCCGCACGCACGCGGGCCGAGCGCGCCCGTCGTGCTGTCGAGGAGCATCGCAGCGATCTTGAGGCACGGTCTGATACGGCGCGTGCTGTTCTGGCTGCCCTGCTCGAGAGGTATGTCGAAGAGGGAATCGACGAGGTCACCTCACCCGAGGTGAGTTTGGTTCCCCCGCTGTCGGAGTTGGGGACGCCTCGACAGCTGGCCCGGGAGTTGGGCGAGGGTGGGCTGCATGGAGCAGTCGACGACGTCCAGCGCTGGGTCTACTCCACCGATGTTGTAGCATGA
- a CDS encoding DEAD/DEAH box helicase family protein, whose amino-acid sequence MAVVEAKRAHRSAADGVQQAIRYAEQLDVPLAYASNGSEVIERDMVLGVERVISTFPTPPEMWARYAEQHGLDDETGALLRQGFNRNKRMASGEVMQPRWYQSTAVHGALAAMARGERRLLLLMATGTGKTFTAMQIVHKLRAHAKVVTPERNYRVLYLADRDALLKQPMGKDFSPAFGGDPLMRVSGAANRSREIYFATYQSLTGVGDEDELFREYPPDFFDLVIVDECHRGSASENSSWRRVLDHFASAVQLGLTATPKQDDTVDTYRYFGEPLFTYSLRQGHRGRVPGALPSSTCGPEPGLGRLGAGPGAARPLRPGDPRGPLHHPRLRAGSSPADADRRRCAVPVTDSAT is encoded by the coding sequence TTGGCGGTCGTCGAGGCCAAGCGAGCCCATCGCTCAGCCGCGGACGGCGTGCAGCAGGCGATTCGCTACGCAGAGCAGCTTGACGTTCCGTTGGCGTATGCCAGCAACGGCTCTGAGGTGATCGAGCGTGACATGGTCTTGGGTGTCGAGCGCGTCATCAGCACGTTTCCCACGCCGCCGGAGATGTGGGCTCGGTACGCCGAGCAGCACGGGCTGGACGACGAGACCGGCGCGTTGCTGCGTCAGGGTTTCAATCGCAACAAGCGGATGGCCTCTGGTGAGGTGATGCAGCCGAGGTGGTACCAGAGCACTGCCGTGCACGGGGCGCTTGCGGCCATGGCGCGCGGCGAGCGGCGGCTGCTCTTGCTGATGGCGACTGGCACGGGCAAGACGTTCACCGCCATGCAGATCGTGCACAAGCTGCGTGCGCACGCGAAGGTCGTGACACCCGAGCGCAACTACCGCGTGCTGTATCTCGCTGATCGCGACGCCTTGCTAAAGCAGCCGATGGGCAAGGACTTCTCTCCGGCTTTCGGCGGCGACCCGCTCATGCGGGTCTCCGGTGCGGCGAACCGCTCCCGCGAGATCTACTTCGCCACGTATCAGTCCCTGACCGGTGTCGGCGACGAGGACGAGCTCTTCCGCGAGTACCCGCCCGACTTCTTCGACCTCGTCATCGTCGATGAGTGTCACCGGGGGAGCGCCTCGGAGAACTCCTCCTGGCGTCGGGTGCTCGATCACTTCGCCTCCGCGGTGCAGCTGGGGTTGACGGCCACGCCCAAGCAGGACGACACGGTCGACACGTACCGCTATTTCGGCGAGCCGCTGTTCACCTACTCGCTGCGGCAGGGGCATCGAGGACGGGTACCTGGCGCCCTACCGAGTTCGACGTGTGGTCCTGAGCCCGGACTCGGACGGCTGGGAGCCGGACCCGGGGCAGCTCGACCGCTTCGGCCGGGAGATCCCCGAGGGCCGCTACACCACCCGCGACTTCGAGCGGGTAGTTCGCCTGCTGATGCGGACCGACGTCGCTGCGCAGTACCTGTCACGGATTCTGCGACGTGA